The following are from one region of the Achromobacter xylosoxidans genome:
- the panC gene encoding pantoate--beta-alanine ligase, producing MKVVHTIQELRDHLRGQNRVSFVPTMGNLHEGHLSLMKLARQHGDPVVASIFVNRLQFGPNEDFDQYPRTLAADIEKLERERDVYVLFAPNEREMYPEPQNFRVQPPDDLGDILEGEFRPGFFEGVSTVVLKLFSCVQPRVAVFGKKDYQQLMVVRNMCRQFQLPVEVLAHETVRADDGLALSSRNRYLSDADRAEAPALYAALRHANERLAQGERDAAALEREAVETLTRRGWQVDYVALRRQRDLKRPDAADLQAGEPLVALAAAKLGTTRLIDNLELAYTA from the coding sequence TTGAAAGTCGTACACACCATCCAGGAATTGCGCGATCACCTGCGCGGCCAGAATCGCGTGTCGTTCGTGCCCACCATGGGCAATTTGCACGAAGGCCACCTGTCCCTGATGAAGCTGGCGCGCCAGCATGGCGACCCGGTGGTGGCCAGCATCTTCGTGAACCGCCTGCAGTTCGGCCCCAACGAAGACTTCGACCAATATCCCCGCACGCTCGCCGCCGACATCGAGAAGCTCGAGCGCGAGCGCGACGTGTACGTGCTGTTCGCGCCGAACGAGCGCGAGATGTATCCCGAGCCGCAGAACTTCCGCGTCCAGCCTCCCGACGATCTGGGCGACATCCTGGAAGGCGAATTCCGCCCGGGCTTCTTCGAAGGCGTCAGCACCGTGGTGCTGAAGCTGTTTTCCTGCGTGCAGCCGCGCGTGGCGGTGTTTGGCAAGAAGGATTACCAGCAGCTGATGGTGGTGCGCAATATGTGCCGCCAGTTCCAGCTGCCCGTCGAAGTGCTGGCCCACGAGACCGTGCGCGCCGACGACGGCCTGGCCTTGTCCTCCCGCAACCGTTACCTCAGCGACGCCGATCGCGCCGAGGCGCCCGCGTTGTATGCCGCGCTGCGGCACGCCAACGAGCGTCTGGCCCAGGGCGAGCGCGATGCCGCCGCGCTGGAGCGCGAAGCCGTCGAGACCCTGACCCGGCGCGGCTGGCAGGTGGACTACGTGGCCCTGCGCCGCCAGCGCGATCTCAAGCGTCCCGACGCCGCCGACCTGCAGGCCGGCGAACCGTTGGTGGCGCTGGCGGCGGCCAAGCTGGGCACGACCCGCCTGATCGACAATCTGGAGCTGGCCTACACGGCCTGA
- a CDS encoding segregation and condensation protein A yields MAQNASVPGDALAALVEPPVDSTPDTIDSVAFARLYGEPLFQMPTDLYIPPDALEVFLEAFEGPLDLLLYLIRKQNFNVLDIPMADVTRQYLSYVEQIRIHNLELAAEYLLMAAMLIEIKSRMLLPVKKTDTGEEPEDPRAELVRRLLEYEQMKLAAQKLDAMPQLGRDFVSSQAVADLSVERMLPEVSVDDLRAAWADIMKRAKLNQHHHITREQLSVRDHMTHILRRLNDVRFMEFGDLFMERVREGAPAAVVVVHFIAMLELARESLLEITQAEPYAPIYVRLAYTSVAAVAA; encoded by the coding sequence ATGGCCCAAAACGCTTCCGTCCCGGGCGACGCCCTGGCCGCGCTAGTGGAACCGCCCGTCGACAGCACCCCTGACACGATCGACAGCGTGGCGTTCGCGCGCCTGTATGGCGAGCCGCTGTTCCAGATGCCCACGGACCTGTACATCCCGCCGGATGCGCTGGAAGTGTTCCTGGAAGCGTTTGAAGGGCCGCTGGACCTGCTGCTCTACCTGATCCGCAAACAGAACTTCAACGTGCTGGACATCCCCATGGCGGATGTCACGCGGCAGTATCTGTCGTATGTGGAGCAGATCCGCATCCACAATCTGGAGCTGGCCGCCGAGTACCTGCTGATGGCGGCGATGCTCATCGAGATCAAGTCGCGCATGCTGCTGCCGGTCAAGAAGACCGACACCGGCGAAGAGCCGGAAGATCCGCGCGCCGAACTCGTGCGCCGCCTGCTCGAATACGAGCAGATGAAGCTGGCCGCCCAGAAGCTGGACGCGATGCCGCAGCTGGGCCGCGACTTCGTCAGCAGCCAGGCGGTGGCCGACCTGAGCGTGGAGCGCATGCTGCCCGAGGTCAGCGTGGACGACCTGCGCGCGGCCTGGGCCGACATCATGAAGCGGGCCAAGCTGAACCAGCACCATCACATCACGCGCGAACAGCTGTCCGTGCGCGATCACATGACGCACATCCTGCGGCGCCTGAACGACGTGCGTTTCATGGAATTCGGCGACCTGTTCATGGAACGCGTGCGCGAAGGCGCGCCCGCGGCGGTGGTCGTCGTGCATTTCATCGCCATGCTGGAACTGGCGCGCGAGTCCTTGCTGGAAATTACGCAGGCCGAGCCCTATGCTCCCATCTATGTGCGCCTGGCCTACACCAGCGTGGCGGCGGTCGCGGCCTGA
- a CDS encoding prepilin peptidase, whose translation MRHVFDLPLGAFIGLAALAGLFVGNWLTVLTHRLPRMMEQEWQAHCQEASGKPPAAGRYGLWSPASHCPACDTAVTGWRRLPLLGWLLLRGRCGACGAAIGWRYPAIELLTCALFAACAWRFGATPLALSAMGLSAMLVALAWIDFESTLLPDALTQPLLWAGLLVNLFDAYASLQMAVVGAVAGYVFLWVIFHVFRLLTGREGMGYGDFKLLAALGAWFGVEALPTLLLSASLLGVLIGGALTLSGRASRGQPLPFGPYLALAGVVTLLLGGEQGLGQFLQ comes from the coding sequence ATGCGGCATGTCTTTGATCTGCCTTTGGGCGCCTTCATTGGCCTGGCGGCACTGGCGGGTTTGTTCGTGGGCAACTGGCTGACGGTGCTGACCCACCGGCTGCCGCGCATGATGGAGCAGGAATGGCAGGCGCACTGCCAGGAAGCCTCGGGCAAGCCGCCCGCGGCGGGCCGCTATGGCTTGTGGTCGCCGGCCTCGCACTGTCCCGCCTGCGACACCGCCGTGACCGGCTGGCGGCGGCTGCCGCTCCTGGGTTGGCTGCTGCTGCGGGGCCGCTGCGGCGCTTGCGGCGCGGCCATAGGCTGGCGCTACCCGGCCATCGAACTGCTGACCTGCGCGCTGTTCGCCGCATGTGCCTGGCGTTTCGGCGCCACGCCGCTGGCGCTGTCCGCCATGGGCTTGTCGGCCATGCTGGTGGCGCTGGCCTGGATCGATTTCGAGTCCACGCTGTTGCCCGACGCATTGACCCAGCCGCTGCTCTGGGCCGGGCTGCTGGTCAATCTGTTCGACGCTTATGCCAGCCTGCAGATGGCGGTGGTAGGGGCGGTGGCGGGCTACGTCTTTCTGTGGGTTATCTTTCATGTGTTTCGCCTGCTGACGGGGCGCGAGGGCATGGGCTATGGTGACTTCAAGCTGCTCGCCGCGCTGGGCGCATGGTTCGGCGTGGAAGCCCTGCCGACCCTGCTGCTGAGCGCATCGTTGCTGGGCGTGCTGATCGGCGGCGCGCTGACCTTGAGCGGCCGCGCCAGCCGCGGGCAGCCGTTGCCCTTTGGTCCCTATCTGGCGCTGGCGGGCGTCGTGACGCTGTTGCTGGGCGGCGAGCAGGGCTTGGGGCAGTTTTTGCAATAG
- a CDS encoding response regulator transcription factor, with the protein MQAPRPDLEAVLSSLTPRERQIVTYVAAGRPNKVIAIDLGISLRTVEAHRSRIFTKLQVRNAMQLACRLCEHGRSGASPVPGAAGPDRAHALIPMPRKLIDSPSYTLHEPPGPEYHRCLASPASLRADSGVDPDPDAG; encoded by the coding sequence ATGCAAGCTCCCCGTCCCGACCTGGAAGCCGTTCTTTCCTCTCTCACGCCGCGCGAACGGCAAATCGTCACCTACGTGGCCGCCGGCCGTCCCAACAAGGTCATCGCCATAGACCTGGGCATTTCGTTGCGCACCGTAGAAGCCCATCGTTCCCGCATTTTCACCAAGCTGCAAGTCCGCAATGCCATGCAACTGGCCTGCCGGCTTTGCGAACACGGACGTTCCGGCGCCTCGCCCGTGCCTGGCGCGGCCGGACCGGACCGCGCGCATGCACTGATTCCGATGCCTCGGAAGCTCATCGACAGTCCGAGCTACACGCTGCATGAGCCGCCAGGGCCGGAGTATCACCGATGTCTGGCAAGTCCCGCGTCACTGCGTGCCGATTCCGGTGTAGATCCGGATCCCGATGCCGGGTAG
- a CDS encoding DHA2 family efflux MFS transporter permease subunit: protein MSAETAAAARPAPLSNEQAARAARMIPFIVGCALFMQMLDATVVATALPAMAHALGSTPVRLNVAITSYLLSVAVFVPVSGWAADRYGARRVFVAAIGLFTLSSVACALSQDLPQLVLARIVQGMAGAMMVPVGRIILLRTVPKQDLLKAMSFLSIPALLGPVIGPPLGGFMVTYMSWHWIFLINIPIGVLGIFLVLRYVAEIREEAAPRLDWPGFLLSSICLAALVSGFEAIGRDVMPLSMLLGLIAVGTVCGLLYGWHAKRTEHPIIDLSLMRIPTFAISTLGGNLCRFAVGATPFLLAMLLQVGFGLTPFAAGLITFASAAGALLMKFVATPIVKHFGFRRVLTVNAVLAGAFIVVCGAFTPATPVWLMIAVLLVGGFFRSLQFTGVNTLTYADIPPSKMSRASSFAAMAQQLGISLGVGVAAVTLNISMSLRGAETLAIRDVVAGFIVVGLLCMASTFSFRRLDPLAGAHLNGAKQSDDE, encoded by the coding sequence ATGTCCGCAGAAACCGCAGCAGCAGCCCGTCCCGCTCCTCTTTCCAATGAGCAAGCCGCGCGCGCGGCGCGCATGATTCCCTTCATCGTAGGCTGTGCGCTGTTCATGCAGATGCTGGACGCCACCGTGGTGGCCACCGCCCTGCCAGCCATGGCCCACGCCTTGGGGTCGACCCCGGTGCGGCTGAACGTGGCCATCACCTCCTACCTGCTGTCGGTGGCGGTATTCGTGCCCGTCAGCGGCTGGGCGGCCGACCGCTACGGCGCGCGGCGGGTGTTCGTGGCGGCGATCGGCCTGTTCACGCTCAGCTCGGTGGCCTGTGCGCTGTCCCAGGATCTGCCGCAACTGGTCCTGGCCCGCATCGTCCAGGGGATGGCGGGCGCAATGATGGTGCCAGTGGGACGCATCATCCTGCTGCGCACCGTGCCCAAGCAGGACTTGCTGAAGGCCATGTCCTTCCTTTCCATTCCGGCCCTGCTGGGCCCCGTGATCGGACCGCCGCTGGGCGGCTTCATGGTCACCTATATGTCCTGGCACTGGATCTTCCTGATCAATATCCCTATCGGCGTCCTGGGAATTTTCCTGGTGCTGCGCTACGTCGCGGAGATCCGCGAGGAAGCCGCCCCGCGCCTGGACTGGCCGGGCTTCCTGCTCAGCTCAATCTGCCTGGCGGCCCTGGTCAGCGGTTTCGAGGCCATCGGCCGCGACGTCATGCCGCTGTCCATGCTGCTGGGGCTGATCGCGGTGGGCACGGTCTGCGGCCTGCTCTACGGCTGGCACGCCAAGCGCACCGAGCACCCCATCATCGACCTCTCGCTGATGCGGATCCCCACCTTCGCCATCTCCACGCTGGGCGGCAATCTGTGCCGCTTCGCCGTGGGCGCCACCCCCTTCCTGCTGGCCATGCTGCTGCAGGTGGGCTTTGGCCTGACGCCGTTCGCGGCCGGCCTGATCACTTTCGCCAGCGCCGCGGGCGCACTGCTGATGAAGTTCGTGGCCACCCCGATCGTGAAGCACTTCGGCTTTCGCCGAGTCCTGACCGTGAACGCCGTGCTGGCGGGTGCGTTCATCGTGGTCTGCGGCGCCTTCACGCCCGCCACGCCGGTGTGGCTGATGATCGCGGTCCTGCTGGTCGGAGGCTTTTTCCGTTCGCTACAGTTCACCGGGGTAAATACGCTAACCTATGCCGACATCCCCCCGTCCAAGATGAGCCGCGCCAGCAGTTTCGCCGCGATGGCGCAGCAACTGGGCATCAGCCTGGGCGTGGGCGTGGCCGCGGTGACGCTGAACATCAGCATGTCCTTGCGCGGCGCGGAAACGCTGGCGATCCGCGATGTCGTCGCGGGCTTCATCGTCGTCGGCTTGCTGTGCATGGCTTCGACCTTCTCCTTTAGACGCCTCGACCCTCTGGCCGGGGCACACCTGAACGGCGCTAAACAAAGTGACGACGAATGA
- a CDS encoding DUF3460 family protein: MATNYESEITLFLKDYKKSHPGTEERQREGRARLWDKPQDSELLEGFRAARVPQKPYVYQAD, from the coding sequence ATGGCGACCAACTACGAATCCGAGATCACCCTTTTCCTGAAGGACTACAAGAAATCGCATCCTGGCACCGAAGAGCGCCAGCGCGAGGGCCGCGCCCGCCTTTGGGACAAACCGCAGGACTCGGAGCTGCTGGAAGGCTTCCGCGCGGCCCGTGTGCCGCAAAAGCCGTACGTCTACCAGGCCGACTGA
- a CDS encoding copper resistance protein NlpE N-terminal domain-containing protein: protein MTARVEIGTRSRKLSVMGLLLAGTVLGAAGCAQQKTEGYYDPPAESTVTDAQYQGSGAGYRSIIRAPSQVQIALKPDAPRKNQNQAAQAAGGQTTEDGQAVPAETEHTATTASAASAPVAANPAAPSAAVHSLVPQPQTYMGTLPCFSPAMQCTAQRVTLTLAPNGRWRGRVAYLENDPKKGPPVTEQGCWDATEERPPRVILMDSQGNGRAEFVVAANNVLRVRSIDGQTPNLNYNLTRQPDLDPIDELAKAAAPKCP from the coding sequence ATGACCGCGCGCGTAGAAATCGGTACCCGCTCCCGCAAACTCAGCGTCATGGGGTTGCTGCTCGCAGGCACCGTGCTGGGCGCAGCCGGCTGTGCCCAACAGAAAACCGAAGGCTATTACGACCCGCCCGCCGAAAGCACCGTGACCGACGCCCAGTACCAGGGGTCGGGCGCGGGATACCGCAGCATCATCCGCGCCCCGTCGCAAGTGCAGATCGCCCTCAAGCCGGACGCTCCCCGCAAGAATCAGAATCAAGCCGCACAGGCTGCAGGCGGCCAGACCACGGAAGACGGCCAGGCCGTTCCGGCGGAAACCGAACACACGGCAACGACGGCATCGGCCGCGAGCGCTCCCGTCGCCGCCAACCCGGCCGCGCCCAGCGCAGCCGTGCATAGCCTGGTGCCGCAACCGCAAACCTACATGGGCACCCTGCCTTGCTTCTCGCCCGCCATGCAGTGCACCGCGCAGCGCGTGACGCTGACGCTGGCGCCCAATGGCCGTTGGCGCGGCCGCGTGGCCTACCTGGAAAACGATCCCAAGAAAGGCCCGCCGGTCACCGAGCAAGGCTGCTGGGACGCCACCGAAGAACGCCCGCCGCGCGTCATCCTGATGGACAGCCAGGGCAACGGCCGCGCGGAATTCGTGGTTGCAGCCAACAACGTGCTGCGCGTGCGTTCCATCGATGGCCAGACGCCCAACCTGAACTACAACCTGACCCGCCAGCCGGATCTGGACCCGATCGACGAACTGGCCAAGGCGGCAGCGCCCAAGTGCCCTTGA
- the glpK gene encoding glycerol kinase GlpK: MTTNEFVLALDQGTTSSRAIVFDREGVVRGVGQREFRQHYPRPGWVEHDASEIWHSQLDVAREALRNAAATAADIAAIGITNQRETTLIWERATGRPLARAIVWQDRRTAPLCDQLRQDGHAAFLQSRTGLVLDAYFSGTKLAWLLDHVPGARQMADRGELAFGTVDTWLIWQLTGGAVHSTDPSNASRTMLFDLHTQDWNDEILALLKIPRSVLPNIAPSSAVVGDALPEWLGGSIPIAGNAGDQQAATFGQACFTPGMAKNTYGTGCFMLMNVGEKPVQSHNNLLSTVGWGLPQAGNSGWRPTYMLEGGVFVAGAAVQWLRDGLGIIQRSEEIESLAASVADTDDVFMVPAFAGLGAPHWDPYARGTLVGLTRGTTRAHIARATLESIALQSAELLTCMNGDSGIALTELRVDGGAARNDLLMQMQADLLGVPVVRPRVSESTALGAAGLAGLAVGFWSGLDEFASKWQAERTFEPTWPESVRAARMKRWRQAVELSKGWADSAGK, translated from the coding sequence GTGACGACGAATGAATTTGTCCTAGCCCTGGACCAGGGCACGACCAGCTCCCGCGCAATCGTGTTCGACCGTGAGGGCGTGGTGCGCGGCGTGGGCCAGCGCGAATTCCGCCAGCACTACCCGCGGCCGGGCTGGGTCGAGCACGACGCCAGCGAGATCTGGCACAGCCAGCTGGACGTGGCGCGCGAAGCCCTGCGCAATGCCGCCGCGACCGCCGCCGACATCGCCGCCATCGGCATCACCAATCAGCGCGAAACCACCCTGATCTGGGAACGCGCCACCGGCCGCCCGCTGGCGCGCGCCATCGTCTGGCAGGACCGCCGCACGGCACCGCTATGCGACCAGTTGCGCCAGGACGGCCACGCCGCTTTCCTGCAATCGCGCACCGGCCTGGTGCTGGACGCCTATTTCTCCGGCACCAAGCTCGCCTGGCTGCTGGACCACGTGCCGGGCGCGCGCCAGATGGCCGACCGCGGCGAACTGGCCTTCGGCACGGTGGACACCTGGCTGATCTGGCAACTGACCGGCGGCGCGGTGCACAGCACCGACCCGAGCAACGCCTCGCGCACCATGCTGTTCGACCTGCACACGCAGGACTGGAACGACGAGATCCTGGCGCTGCTGAAGATCCCGCGCAGCGTGCTGCCCAACATTGCGCCCAGCAGCGCGGTGGTGGGCGACGCCCTGCCAGAGTGGCTGGGCGGCTCCATCCCGATCGCCGGCAACGCCGGCGACCAGCAGGCGGCCACCTTCGGCCAGGCCTGCTTTACGCCCGGCATGGCCAAGAACACCTACGGCACCGGCTGCTTCATGCTGATGAACGTAGGCGAAAAACCGGTGCAATCCCACAACAATCTGCTGTCCACGGTGGGCTGGGGCCTGCCGCAAGCCGGCAACAGCGGCTGGCGTCCGACCTACATGCTGGAAGGCGGCGTGTTCGTGGCCGGCGCCGCGGTGCAATGGCTGCGCGATGGCCTGGGCATCATCCAGCGTTCGGAAGAAATCGAATCCCTGGCCGCCAGCGTGGCCGACACCGACGACGTCTTCATGGTCCCGGCCTTCGCCGGCCTGGGCGCGCCGCACTGGGATCCCTATGCGCGCGGCACGCTGGTGGGCCTGACCCGCGGCACCACCCGCGCCCACATCGCCCGCGCCACGCTGGAATCCATCGCGCTGCAAAGCGCCGAACTGCTGACCTGCATGAACGGCGACAGCGGCATCGCGCTGACCGAGCTGCGCGTGGACGGCGGCGCCGCCCGCAACGACCTGCTGATGCAGATGCAGGCAGATTTGCTGGGCGTCCCGGTGGTCCGTCCGCGCGTGTCGGAATCGACGGCGCTGGGGGCTGCGGGGTTGGCAGGGCTGGCGGTCGGGTTCTGGTCGGGGCTGGATGAATTCGCGTCGAAGTGGCAGGCGGAGCGGACGTTCGAACCGACCTGGCCGGAGTCTGTACGGGCGGCGCGGATGAAGCGGTGGCGGCAGGCGGTGGAGTTGTCGAAGGGGTGGGCGGATAGCGCTGGGAAGTAG
- a CDS encoding MdtA/MuxA family multidrug efflux RND transporter periplasmic adaptor subunit has translation MPDSRPVSPPTRWTRRRLLGLALVLLVVAGIAWLALRPAAKPGAAGGPGGRPGGRPPAGAMMTPAVPVRIATAAKQDIDIYLKSLGTVTAYNTVTVRSRVSGELVEVAFQEGQQVKAGDLLAQVDPRAFQVALDQARGTQMQNQAQLENARRDLQRYQALFKQDSIAKQQVDTQAALVRQYEGTVKSDQANVDNARLQLDYARITAPISGRLGLRQVDRGNLVSSSDANGLVVITQTQPISVVFTLPETQLPEVRAEIAAGKTLTVDAYDRADTRRIATGQLETLDNQIDVTTGTLKMKARFENADDALFPNQFVNVRLHVLTRKDVTAIPTAAIQQGSAGAFVFLVQADDTVQVRQVKLGAVNNGMVAVNEGLQPGDRVVVEGTDRLRAGAKVEVVGGAETVPGSPNKNLGAGAPAGTTPPSK, from the coding sequence ATGCCTGATAGCCGTCCCGTATCTCCGCCCACCCGTTGGACCCGCCGCCGCCTGCTTGGGCTGGCGCTGGTATTGCTCGTTGTGGCGGGCATAGCCTGGCTGGCGCTGCGGCCCGCGGCCAAGCCGGGCGCCGCAGGCGGCCCGGGGGGGCGGCCCGGCGGCCGGCCGCCAGCGGGCGCCATGATGACCCCCGCGGTGCCGGTGCGCATCGCCACCGCCGCCAAGCAGGACATCGACATCTACCTGAAGTCGCTGGGCACGGTCACCGCCTACAACACCGTCACCGTGCGCAGCCGGGTCAGCGGCGAGCTGGTGGAAGTGGCTTTCCAGGAAGGCCAGCAAGTGAAGGCCGGCGATCTGCTGGCGCAGGTGGACCCGCGGGCCTTCCAGGTGGCGCTGGACCAGGCGCGCGGCACGCAGATGCAGAACCAGGCCCAGCTGGAGAACGCGCGGCGAGACCTGCAACGCTACCAGGCGCTGTTCAAGCAGGACTCGATTGCCAAGCAGCAGGTCGACACGCAGGCCGCGCTGGTGCGCCAGTACGAAGGCACGGTCAAGAGCGACCAGGCCAATGTGGACAACGCCCGCCTGCAGCTGGATTACGCGCGCATCACCGCGCCGATCAGTGGCCGCCTGGGTTTGCGCCAGGTGGACCGCGGCAATCTGGTGTCCAGTTCTGATGCCAACGGCCTGGTGGTGATTACCCAGACCCAGCCGATTTCCGTGGTGTTCACGCTGCCCGAGACCCAGTTGCCCGAAGTGCGCGCCGAGATCGCGGCGGGCAAGACGCTGACCGTCGACGCCTATGACCGCGCCGACACCCGGCGCATCGCCACCGGCCAGCTGGAAACGCTGGACAACCAGATCGACGTGACTACCGGCACGCTGAAGATGAAGGCGCGCTTCGAGAATGCCGACGACGCGCTCTTCCCCAACCAGTTCGTCAACGTGCGCCTGCACGTGCTGACGCGCAAGGACGTGACCGCGATCCCCACCGCGGCCATCCAGCAGGGCTCGGCCGGCGCCTTCGTGTTCCTGGTGCAGGCGGACGATACCGTGCAGGTGCGCCAGGTGAAGCTGGGCGCGGTCAACAATGGCATGGTCGCCGTCAACGAAGGCCTGCAGCCCGGCGACCGGGTGGTGGTCGAAGGCACCGACCGCCTGCGCGCGGGCGCCAAGGTGGAAGTGGTCGGCGGCGCCGAGACCGTCCCGGGCTCCCCCAACAAGAACCTGGGCGCCGGCGCCCCGGCCGGCACCACGCCGCCGTCGAAGTAA
- the zapD gene encoding cell division protein ZapD, translating to MIVYEYPFNERIRAYLRLEYLFDRLFFFAREGDSRLHQVAVTSLFDLLDACERTDVKGAVLQDLERQRMALVGLRDHPGVAQDALEAMLREMEKVTTALAAPGKTGQSLRENEWLTSLRGRLSVPGSATQVDMPSYFAWQNKSEAARCADLQAWVAPFIPLYDGLTLALRLLRESGRKSDIVGEQGAYQQMLGGKQFQLLRVWLDPAQGVFPEISANKYMIWIRFSTQDGEFKPQQVARDVPFQMTLCSS from the coding sequence GTGATCGTTTACGAATACCCCTTCAATGAGCGCATCCGCGCTTATCTGCGGCTGGAATACCTGTTCGACAGGTTGTTCTTCTTTGCCCGCGAGGGGGACTCGCGCCTGCACCAGGTTGCCGTCACCTCCCTGTTCGACCTGCTCGATGCCTGCGAGCGCACCGATGTGAAAGGCGCGGTCCTGCAAGACCTGGAACGCCAGCGCATGGCGCTGGTCGGGTTGCGCGATCATCCCGGCGTGGCGCAGGATGCGCTCGAAGCCATGCTGCGCGAAATGGAAAAGGTGACCACGGCGCTGGCCGCGCCCGGCAAGACCGGGCAGTCCCTGCGCGAAAACGAATGGCTGACCAGCCTGCGCGGGCGTCTTTCCGTGCCGGGCAGCGCCACCCAGGTCGACATGCCGTCGTACTTCGCCTGGCAGAACAAATCCGAAGCTGCCCGCTGCGCCGACCTGCAGGCCTGGGTGGCACCCTTCATCCCTTTGTATGACGGCCTGACCCTGGCCCTGCGCCTGCTGCGCGAATCCGGCCGCAAGTCGGACATCGTGGGCGAGCAGGGCGCCTACCAGCAGATGCTGGGCGGCAAGCAGTTCCAGCTGCTGCGGGTCTGGCTGGACCCCGCCCAGGGCGTATTCCCCGAGATCAGCGCCAATAAGTACATGATCTGGATACGTTTTTCCACCCAGGACGGCGAATTCAAGCCCCAGCAGGTCGCCCGCGACGTGCCCTTCCAGATGACACTGTGCAGTTCGTAG
- the coaE gene encoding dephospho-CoA kinase (Dephospho-CoA kinase (CoaE) performs the final step in coenzyme A biosynthesis.), translated as MLKIGLTGGIGSGKTRVADMLAEWGATLVDTDEIARELTAAGGAAMPAIEREFGPRALTPDGALDRAWMRDQAFSDPQVRLRLEAVLHPAIGQETERQAAAATGAYLVFVVPLLVESLPRWRARLDRICVVDCDPETQVARVRQRSGLTEPAIRRIMAAQAARASRLEVADDVIVNDAGTTPEQLRAQAKTLHDRWLALASTTDRQAPR; from the coding sequence ATGTTGAAGATAGGTCTGACGGGCGGCATCGGGTCGGGCAAGACCCGGGTGGCGGACATGCTCGCAGAGTGGGGCGCCACGCTGGTCGATACCGACGAGATCGCGCGCGAGCTGACCGCCGCGGGCGGTGCAGCCATGCCTGCCATAGAACGCGAATTCGGCCCGCGCGCATTGACGCCGGACGGGGCGCTGGACCGCGCGTGGATGCGGGACCAGGCGTTCTCGGATCCGCAGGTGCGCTTGCGGCTGGAGGCCGTGCTGCATCCCGCCATCGGGCAGGAGACCGAGCGTCAGGCTGCGGCTGCGACCGGCGCCTATCTGGTTTTCGTGGTGCCGCTGCTGGTGGAGTCGTTGCCGCGTTGGCGCGCGCGCCTGGACCGCATCTGCGTGGTGGACTGCGACCCGGAAACGCAGGTGGCGCGGGTGCGGCAGCGCAGCGGGCTGACGGAGCCAGCCATACGGCGTATCATGGCGGCACAGGCTGCGCGGGCAAGCCGTCTGGAAGTCGCCGACGACGTCATCGTCAATGACGCAGGCACTACGCCGGAACAACTGCGCGCGCAGGCGAAGACCCTGCATGACCGCTGGCTGGCGCTGGCGAGCACGACGGACCGGCAAGCTCCCCGCTAG